From the Hevea brasiliensis isolate MT/VB/25A 57/8 chromosome 15, ASM3005281v1, whole genome shotgun sequence genome, one window contains:
- the LOC110653132 gene encoding uncharacterized protein LOC110653132 isoform X1: MAGSFVNGARGNSNSVVNYIKMEHKDGVVFPRFYTALPTSTASSFSSTPEKDAAGNRKKKSKRKFLRAVKAVLFEISFAKKIKKKVFPRKTKQSNVDPSAKVEKHLNHVKGNSSFQKFSKKNDGTSVTFAPSMNSSAWSSRNSPTNSTNSNPFGDNRLPFESYSSFETQKKQDMEQENNGKGNYSSNTGLFLLLVTLSVLVCWGKVYAILWTSTWLFFVPNLNARNKLLRSKANSRSMDLAE, encoded by the exons ATGGCTGGGAGCTTTGTAAATGGTGCCAGGGGAAATTCAAATTCCGTTGTCAATTATATTAAGATGGAACATAAAGATGGAGTGGTGTTTCCCCGCTTCTACACGGCTTTACCAACATCAACAGCATCCTCGTTCTCGTCAACACCGGAGAAAGATGCCGCCGGTAACCGGAAAAAGAAAAGTAAGAGGAAGTTCTTGCGTGCAGTTAAGGCTGTACTCTTCGAGATATCAttt GCTAAGAAGATCAAGAAAAAAGTGTTTCCAAGGAAGACGAAGCAGTCTAATGTTGATCCATCAGCAAAAGTTGAAAAGCATTTGAACCATGTGAAGGGAAACTCATcgtttcaaaaattttccaagaaAAATGACGGAACAAGCGTAACTTTTGCTCCTTCTATGAATTCTTCTGCTTGGTCTTCACGCAATTCGCCAACGAATTCAACGAATTCCAATCCATTCGGGGACAATAGACTTCCATTTGAATCATATAGTTCATTTGAGACCCAAAAGAAGCAAGACATGGAACAAGAGAATAATGGAAAAGGGAATTATAGTTCCAATACAGGGTTGTTCTTGCTTCTCGTGACTCTCTCGGTTCTGGTCTGCTGGGGCAAGGTATATGCTATCTTGTGGACTTCGACATGGCTTTTCTTTGTCCCTAACTTGAATGCACGGAATAAATTACTGAGAAGTAAGGCTAATTCTCGATCCATGGATTTAGCGGAGTAA
- the LOC110653132 gene encoding uncharacterized protein LOC110653132 isoform X2, with protein sequence MVPGEIQIPLSIILRWNIKMEWCFPASTRLYQHQQHPRSRQHRRKMPPVTGKRKAKKIKKKVFPRKTKQSNVDPSAKVEKHLNHVKGNSSFQKFSKKNDGTSVTFAPSMNSSAWSSRNSPTNSTNSNPFGDNRLPFESYSSFETQKKQDMEQENNGKGNYSSNTGLFLLLVTLSVLVCWGKVYAILWTSTWLFFVPNLNARNKLLRSKANSRSMDLAE encoded by the exons ATGGTGCCAGGGGAAATTCAAATTCCGTTGTCAATTATATTAAGATGGAACATAAAGATGGAGTGGTGTTTCCCCGCTTCTACACGGCTTTACCAACATCAACAGCATCCTCGTTCTCGTCAACACCGGAGAAAGATGCCGCCGGTAACCGGAAAAAGAAAA GCTAAGAAGATCAAGAAAAAAGTGTTTCCAAGGAAGACGAAGCAGTCTAATGTTGATCCATCAGCAAAAGTTGAAAAGCATTTGAACCATGTGAAGGGAAACTCATcgtttcaaaaattttccaagaaAAATGACGGAACAAGCGTAACTTTTGCTCCTTCTATGAATTCTTCTGCTTGGTCTTCACGCAATTCGCCAACGAATTCAACGAATTCCAATCCATTCGGGGACAATAGACTTCCATTTGAATCATATAGTTCATTTGAGACCCAAAAGAAGCAAGACATGGAACAAGAGAATAATGGAAAAGGGAATTATAGTTCCAATACAGGGTTGTTCTTGCTTCTCGTGACTCTCTCGGTTCTGGTCTGCTGGGGCAAGGTATATGCTATCTTGTGGACTTCGACATGGCTTTTCTTTGTCCCTAACTTGAATGCACGGAATAAATTACTGAGAAGTAAGGCTAATTCTCGATCCATGGATTTAGCGGAGTAA
- the LOC110653357 gene encoding tRNA (guanine(37)-N1)-methyltransferase 1 isoform X2: protein MVTKFFLRPNSVPLTVVSPTHLFLFPKPLLSKFTISSLFSTATQAIIPNPKALPYGPSLLKGKIPFQYSQQQQQQEQYCQSQFGIKLLNVDKQSQDDDKQEDHNDGDNIMDEEKFTRVFDIAALRLPAKDCFALESRLRGHLLNWPRIRNIARVPGDEVEEELVPFLGATQNGNTDEEGNFDALNRRIYGRAEGDGEELSPVLYRERLAKEFNSRGFVKFRNLAKISRPPRKKRKGGEGEETMKERNKRKGRDEFYMVEVVEEDGGEDWKGLLGDEFKGRSKWRGSTRLLLLDESYADKGVEDLPQAIKVALKESMRENSTSTFELIRCKLILFYDYWQMNEVLEGLLPQGMIVPSAFETIGHIAHLNLRDEHLPYKNLIAKVVLDKNKPKIQTVVNKIDAIHNDYRTMQLEVLAGNCSLVTMVVENGLRFQVDLAKVYWNSRLATERQRLLNGFTRSDVVCDVFSGVGPIALSAAKIVKRVYANDLNPHAVDYLERNSVLNKLERKIKVFNMDGRRFINAVFSSEKAQTITQVVMNLPNDASEYLDVFRGIFKDNHKKREFTLPMIHVYGFSKARDPEFDFHENPSASL, encoded by the exons ATGGTCACCAAGTTCTTCCTCAGACCCAACTCTGTTCCCCTTACCGTCGTCTCCCCAACCCATTTGTTCCTCTTCCCTAAACCCCTTCTCTCCAAGTTCACCATTAGTTCTCTTTTTTCGACAGCTACTCAGGCAATAATCCCAAACCCAAAAGCCCTCCCCTATGGACCCTCTCTTCTCAAAGGAAAAATCCCATTTCAATACTCACAACAACAGCAGCAACAAGAGCAATACTGCCAATCCCAATTTGGTATAAAACTGCTTAATGTGGACAAACAAAGCCAGGACGATGATAAACAAGAGGACCATAATGATGGTGATAACATAATGGACGAGGAAAAATTCACTCGGGTCTTTGACATAGCTGCGCTTCGACTCCCTGCCAAAGATTGTTTTGCTCTGGAGAGCAGACTTCGTGGCCATTTATTGAATTGGCCGCGGATTCGCAACATTGCTAGAGTGCCTGGAGATGAAGTGGAAGAAGAGCTCGTGCCTTTCTTGGGAGCCACCCAAAATGGGAACACAGATGAGGAAGGAAATTTTGATGCATTGAATCGAAGGATCTACGGGAGAGCCGAGGGAGATGGTGAAGAATTAAGTCCTGTTTTGTATCGGGAAAGATTAGCAAAGGAGTTCAATTCAAGGGGGTTTGTTAAGTTCAGGAATTTAGCTAAGATTTCGAGGCCGCCAAGGAAGAAGAGAAAGGGAGGAGAAGGAGAGGAGACGATGAAAGAGAGAAATAAGAGGAAGGGGAGAGATGAATTTTATATGGTGGAGGTCGTGGAAGAGGATGGCGGAGAGGATTGGAAAGGGTTATTGGGGGATGAGTTTAAGGGAAGAAGCAAATGGAGGGGTTCAACAAGGTTGTTGCTTTTGGATGAGAGCTACGCAGATAAGGGAGTGGAGGATTTGCCTCAGGCTATCAAG GTGGCTTTAAAAGAATCTATGAGAGAAAACTCAACTTCTACCTTTGAGCTTATTAGATGCAAGCTGATTTTGTTTTATGATTACTGGCAGATGAATGAG GTCTTGGAGGGCTTGCTACCACAAGGTATGATTGTTCCATCAGCTTTCGAAACAATTGGGCACATTGCACACCTGAACCTGAGAGATGAGCATCTTCCCTACAAGAATCTTATAGCAAAG GTAGTTTTGGATAAAAACAAGCCAAAGATACAAACTGTTGTAAATAAGATTGATGCCATACACAATGATTATAGAACAATGCAGCTTGAGGTTTTAGCTGGAAATTGCTCCCTTGTCACCATGGTAGTTGAGAATGGATTAAGATTCCAGGTTGATTTAGCAAAAGT GTATTGGAATTCAAGGCTTGCAACTGAAAGACAAAGGCTTCTGAATGGCTTTACACGCAGTGATGTTGTTT GTGATGTTTTTTCTGGTGTTGGTCCGATAGCTTTATCTGCTGCCAAGATAGTGAAACGAGTATATGCCAATGATTTGAACCCTCATGCAGTTGATTATCTGGAGAGAAATAGTGTTCTCAACAAGCTTGAGAGGAAGATTAAA GTCTTTAATATGGATGGAAGGAGGTTCATTAATGCTGTGTTCTCAAGTGAGAAAGCTCAGACCATTACACAGGTGGTTATGAATTTGCCAAATGATGCATCAGAATATCTAG ATGTGTTTAGGGGAATATTCAAAGATAACCACAAGAAGAGAGAATTTACTTTGCCAATGATCCATGTTTATGGATTCTCCAAAGCACGAGATCCAGAATTTGACTTTCATGAG AACCCAAGTGCATCTCTTTGA
- the LOC110653357 gene encoding tRNA (guanine(37)-N1)-methyltransferase 1 isoform X1, translating into MVTKFFLRPNSVPLTVVSPTHLFLFPKPLLSKFTISSLFSTATQAIIPNPKALPYGPSLLKGKIPFQYSQQQQQQEQYCQSQFGIKLLNVDKQSQDDDKQEDHNDGDNIMDEEKFTRVFDIAALRLPAKDCFALESRLRGHLLNWPRIRNIARVPGDEVEEELVPFLGATQNGNTDEEGNFDALNRRIYGRAEGDGEELSPVLYRERLAKEFNSRGFVKFRNLAKISRPPRKKRKGGEGEETMKERNKRKGRDEFYMVEVVEEDGGEDWKGLLGDEFKGRSKWRGSTRLLLLDESYADKGVEDLPQAIKVALKESMRENSTSTFELIRCKLILFYDYWQMNEVLEGLLPQGMIVPSAFETIGHIAHLNLRDEHLPYKNLIAKVVLDKNKPKIQTVVNKIDAIHNDYRTMQLEVLAGNCSLVTMVVENGLRFQVDLAKVYWNSRLATERQRLLNGFTRSDVVCDVFSGVGPIALSAAKIVKRVYANDLNPHAVDYLERNSVLNKLERKIKVFNMDGRRFINAVFSSEKAQTITQVVMNLPNDASEYLDVFRGIFKDNHKKREFTLPMIHVYGFSKARDPEFDFHERIRIALTEVAVDVEMRRVRLVAPGKWMLCASFRLPESVAFANTMLSK; encoded by the exons ATGGTCACCAAGTTCTTCCTCAGACCCAACTCTGTTCCCCTTACCGTCGTCTCCCCAACCCATTTGTTCCTCTTCCCTAAACCCCTTCTCTCCAAGTTCACCATTAGTTCTCTTTTTTCGACAGCTACTCAGGCAATAATCCCAAACCCAAAAGCCCTCCCCTATGGACCCTCTCTTCTCAAAGGAAAAATCCCATTTCAATACTCACAACAACAGCAGCAACAAGAGCAATACTGCCAATCCCAATTTGGTATAAAACTGCTTAATGTGGACAAACAAAGCCAGGACGATGATAAACAAGAGGACCATAATGATGGTGATAACATAATGGACGAGGAAAAATTCACTCGGGTCTTTGACATAGCTGCGCTTCGACTCCCTGCCAAAGATTGTTTTGCTCTGGAGAGCAGACTTCGTGGCCATTTATTGAATTGGCCGCGGATTCGCAACATTGCTAGAGTGCCTGGAGATGAAGTGGAAGAAGAGCTCGTGCCTTTCTTGGGAGCCACCCAAAATGGGAACACAGATGAGGAAGGAAATTTTGATGCATTGAATCGAAGGATCTACGGGAGAGCCGAGGGAGATGGTGAAGAATTAAGTCCTGTTTTGTATCGGGAAAGATTAGCAAAGGAGTTCAATTCAAGGGGGTTTGTTAAGTTCAGGAATTTAGCTAAGATTTCGAGGCCGCCAAGGAAGAAGAGAAAGGGAGGAGAAGGAGAGGAGACGATGAAAGAGAGAAATAAGAGGAAGGGGAGAGATGAATTTTATATGGTGGAGGTCGTGGAAGAGGATGGCGGAGAGGATTGGAAAGGGTTATTGGGGGATGAGTTTAAGGGAAGAAGCAAATGGAGGGGTTCAACAAGGTTGTTGCTTTTGGATGAGAGCTACGCAGATAAGGGAGTGGAGGATTTGCCTCAGGCTATCAAG GTGGCTTTAAAAGAATCTATGAGAGAAAACTCAACTTCTACCTTTGAGCTTATTAGATGCAAGCTGATTTTGTTTTATGATTACTGGCAGATGAATGAG GTCTTGGAGGGCTTGCTACCACAAGGTATGATTGTTCCATCAGCTTTCGAAACAATTGGGCACATTGCACACCTGAACCTGAGAGATGAGCATCTTCCCTACAAGAATCTTATAGCAAAG GTAGTTTTGGATAAAAACAAGCCAAAGATACAAACTGTTGTAAATAAGATTGATGCCATACACAATGATTATAGAACAATGCAGCTTGAGGTTTTAGCTGGAAATTGCTCCCTTGTCACCATGGTAGTTGAGAATGGATTAAGATTCCAGGTTGATTTAGCAAAAGT GTATTGGAATTCAAGGCTTGCAACTGAAAGACAAAGGCTTCTGAATGGCTTTACACGCAGTGATGTTGTTT GTGATGTTTTTTCTGGTGTTGGTCCGATAGCTTTATCTGCTGCCAAGATAGTGAAACGAGTATATGCCAATGATTTGAACCCTCATGCAGTTGATTATCTGGAGAGAAATAGTGTTCTCAACAAGCTTGAGAGGAAGATTAAA GTCTTTAATATGGATGGAAGGAGGTTCATTAATGCTGTGTTCTCAAGTGAGAAAGCTCAGACCATTACACAGGTGGTTATGAATTTGCCAAATGATGCATCAGAATATCTAG ATGTGTTTAGGGGAATATTCAAAGATAACCACAAGAAGAGAGAATTTACTTTGCCAATGATCCATGTTTATGGATTCTCCAAAGCACGAGATCCAGAATTTGACTTTCATGAG AGGATAAGAATTGCATTGACAGAGGTGGCAGTTGATGTAGAAATGCGTAGGGTACGCCTGGTTGCACCTGGAAAATGGATGTTGTGTGCATCATTTAGGCTTCCTGAGAGTGTAGCATTTGCAAATACTATGTTAAGTAAATAA